CGCTGGCCGGGTTCGGCCACGTGCGGCTGACCAACGGCTACGGCCCGGCCGAGAGCATGGGCTACAGCACCGCGCACGAGATCACCGCCGCGGACCTGGACCGCCGGTCGGTGCCGATCGGCCGCCCGGTCGCGGGCAAGCACGGCTACGTGCTCGACGAGCGGCTGGGCCTGGTGCCGCCGGGCGGCGTGGGCGAGCTGCACCTGGCGGGCGCGGGCCTGGCCCTGGGCTACCTGGGCGCGCCCGGCGCGACCGCCGAGCGGTTCGTGGCCGACCCGTTCCGGCCCGGCGGGCGCATGTACCGCACCGGCGACCTGGTGCGGCCGCGGCCCGACGGCGTGCTGGAGTACGTGGGCCGCGCCGACGAGCAGGTCAAGGTCCGCGGTTTCCGGGTCGAGCCCGGCGAGGTGCGCGCCGCCGCCGGCTCCTGCGCGGGCGTGACCGACGCGGCCGTGGTCGTCCGCGAGGACCAGCCCGGCGACCGGCGCCTGGTGGCCTACGTGGTCGGGGACGCGACGCCGGCGCGGGTGCGGGAGCACGTGGCCGCGCGGCTGCCCGAGCACCTGGTGCCCGCCGCGGTGGTCGTGCTCGACGAGCTGCCCCGCACCCCCAACGGCAAGCTGGACCGCCGGGCGCTGCCCGCGCCGGACTACGCGGCCCCCGGCAACGGCGCCGCGCCGCGCACCCCGCAGGAGGAGATCCTGTGCGGCCTGTTCGCGCAGGTGCTCGGCCTCGCGGCGGTCGGCGCCGAGGACGGGTTCTTCGACCTGGGCGGGCACTCGCTGCTGGCCACCCGCCTGATCGGCCGGGTCCGCACCGCCCTGGGCGTGGAGCTGGGCATCCGCGACCTGTTCACCGCGCCGACCCCGCGCGGCCTGGCCGCCCGGGTGGCCGCCGCCGGTCGGGCCCGGCCCGCGCTGCGCCCGCTGCCGCGCCCCGAACCGCTGCCGCTGTCCCACGCGCAGCAGCGGCTGTGGGTGCTCGACCAGGTCCACGCCGGCTCCACCGCCTACAACTCGCCGTGGGCGCTGCGGCTGCGCGGCGAGCTGGACGTGCCCGCCCTGCGCGCCGCCCTGGCCGACGTGGTGGACCGGCACGAGTCGCTGCGCACGGTCTTCCCCGAGGTCGACGGCACGCCCGCGCAGCGGGTGCTGGCCGCCGCGCCCGAGCTGGTCGTCACGGCCGTCGCGCCGGACGAGGTGGACGCCGCGGTCGCCGCCGCCTCCGCGCACGTGTTCGACCTGGCGGGCGAACCGCCGCTGCGCGCCCACCTGCTCGTGGTCTCGCCGGTGGAGCACGTGCTGGTGCTGGTGCTGCACCACATCGCCAGCGACGGCTGGTCCAAGGGCCCGCTGCTGCGCGACCTGACCGCCGCCTACACCGCCCGCCTCGCCGGCGAGGCACCCGACTGGGCGCCCCTGCCCGTCCAGTACGCCGACTACGCCCTGTGGCAGCGCGAAGTGCTCGGCGACGAGGACGACCCGGACAGCCTGGTGGCGACCCAGCTCCGGTTCTGGCGCGACGCCCTGGCGGGCGCGCCCGAGCAGTTGGACCTGCCCACCGACCGGCCGAGGCCCGCGGTGCCGTCCGGTCGCGGCGGGCTGGTGACCGCCGAGTTCGGCCCCGAGGTGGCCCGCGCGGTGCGCGAGCTGGCGGGCGCGACCGGCAGCACCGCGTTCATGGTGCTGCACGCCGCCCTGGCCGCCCTGCTGACCCGGCTGGGCGCGGGCACGGACCTGCCGATCGGCTCGCCGGTCGCCGGGCGCGTCGACGAGGCCCTGGACGACGCGGTCGGGTTCTTCATCAACACCCTGGTGCTGCGCACCGACACGAGTGGCGACCCGAGCTTCCGCGAGCTGCTGGAGCGGGTGCGGGAGACCGACCTCGCCGCCTACGCCAACCAGGACGTGCCGTTCGAGCGGGTGGTGGAGGAGCTGAACCCGGCCCGCTCGCTGTCCCGGCACCCGCTGTTCCAGGTCACCCTGGTGCTCCAGAACACCGGCGGCGGCGACGCGGCGGCGCTGCCCGGCCTCGACGTCGAGACCGCGTCGACGTGGACCGCGACGGCCAAGTTCGACCTCGCGCTGGCCCTGAGCGAGCACGGCGACGACGGGCTGACCGCCAACCTGGAGTACGCGGCCGACCTGTTCGACGAGGCCACCGCCCGGTCGGTGGTCGAGCGCCTGGCCCGCCTGCTCACCGCCGCCGCGGCCGACCCCGGGGCGCGGTTGGGCGCGCTGGACGTGCTCGCGCCCGGCGAGCGGCGGCACCTGCTGGAGGGCTGGAACGACACCGCCGTGCCGGCCGGCCCGTGGGTGTCCGTGCCCGACCTGGTGGCGCGGCGCGCGGCGGAGACCCCGGACGCGTTCGCCGTGGACGGGCTGACCTACGCCGGGCTGGGGGCCGCCGCCGACCGGGTCGCGCGGCGCCTGCTCGACCTGGGCGTGCGGCCGGGCGCGACGGTCGGCGTGTGCCTGCACCGGTCGCCGGTCGGGATCGCGGCGCTGCTGGGCGTGCTCAAGGCGGGCGCGGCCTACCTGCCGCTGGACCCCGACTACCCGGCCGAGCGGCTGGCGTACGTGCTCGCGGACGCGGACGCGCCGGTGGTGCTGACCGAGAACGCGCTGCGCGACCGCGTCAGCGGGCCCGAGGTGGTGTGCCTGGACGACCTGGGGAGTTGGCCGGTCGAGCCGGTGGCCGTGCCCGTGCACCCGGCCGACGCCGCCTACGTCATCTACACCTCCGGTTCCACCGGCAAGCCCAAGGGCGTGGTGGTGGACCACGGCGGGCTGGCCGACCTGTGCGCCTGGCACGTGCGGGAGTACGCCGTCACGCCCGCGGACCGCGCCGCGCAGGTCGCCGCCCAGGGCTTCGACGCCGCGGTGTGGGAGGTCTGGCCCTACCTGGTGGCGGGTGCGCGCCTGCACCTGCCCGACGCGGCCACCCTCGCCGACGGCGACGCGCTGGTGAGGTGGATCGCCGACCGGGGCCTGACCCTGTGCTTCCTGCCCACGCCGCGGCTGGAGCTGGTGCTCGACGACCTCGCGGCGGCCGGTACCGCGCTGCGCGTGGTGCTGACCGGCGGTGACGCGCTGCGCCGCCGCCCGCCGGCCGGCACGCCGTTCCGGCTGGTCAACCACTACGGGCCAACCGAGTTCTCGGTGGTGGCCACCGGCGCGACCGTGCCGCCGGACGATCGCGCGGACGTGCCGCCGCCCATCGGCGGTCCGGTGGACAACACCAGGGCCTACGTGCTCGACGCGCGGCTGGAGCCGGTGCCGGTGGGCGTGGTCGGCGAGCTGTACCTGGCGGGCGCGGGCCTGGCCCGGGGCTACGCCGGCCGGCCGGGGCTGACCGCCGAGCGGTTCCCCGCGTGCCCGTTCGGCGCGCCGGGCGAGCGGATGTACCGGACCGGCGACCTGGTCCGCAGGCGGCCCGACGGCGCGCTGGAGTTCGCCGGCCGCGCCGACCAGCAGGTCAAGCTGCGCGGGTTCCGCATCGAGCTAGGCGAGGTGGAGGCGGTGCTGGCCGGGCACCCGGCCGTGGCGCAGGCGGCGGTCGTGGTGCGCGAGGACCGGCCGGGGCTGAAGGCCCTGGTCGGGTACGTCGTGGCCCGCTCCGGGTCGGTGCCGGGGGACCTGCGGGCCCACCTGGCGACCGTGCTGCCCGAGCACATGGTGCCCGCCGCGGTGGTCGTGCTGGACGCGCTGCCGCTGACCGCCAACGGCAAGCTGGACCGCAAGGCGCTGCCCGCGCCCGAGCTGACCGTGACCGGCCGGGCACCGCGCACCCCGCGCGAGGAGATCCTGTGCGGGTTGTTCGCGGACCTGCTGGGCGTGCCCGAGGTGGGCCCGGACGACGACTTCTTCGACCTGGGCGGGCACTCGCTGCTGGCCACCCGCCTGGTCAGCCGGGTCCGCACCACCCTGGGCGCGGAGCTGGCCGTGGCCGACCTGTTCGCCCACCCCACCCCGGCCGGCCTGGACGCCCGCCTGGACCGGGGTGCGGCCGCGCGCCCCGCGCCCCGGCCGGTCGAGCGGCCCGAGCTGGTGCCGCTGTCGTTCGCCCAGCGCAGGCTGTGGTTCGTCAACCGGCTCGACGAGCACAACCCCGGTTACGCGGTGCCGGTGGCGCTGCGGCTGCGCGGCACGCTGGACGTGCCCGCCCTGCGCGCCGCCCTGGCCGACGTGGTGGACCGGCACGAGTCGCTGCGCACGGTCTTCCCCGAGGTCGACGGCACGCCCACCCAGCGGGTGCTGGCCGCCGCACCCCCGTTCGCGCTGGTCGACGGCGGGTCGGACGACCCGGTGGCCGCGCTGCGCGGGGTGATCGCCGAGCCGTTCGACCTGACCGCCGACGTGCCGCTGCGCGCCACCGTGCTGCGGGCCGCCGACGACGACCACGTGCTCCTGCTGGTGCTGCACCACATCGCCGGTGATGGCTGGTCGATGGGCCCGCTGCTGCGCGACCTGGCGTGCGCCTACACCGCCCGCCTGGCCGGGGAGGCGCCGTCGTGGGCACCCCTGCCCGTCCAGTACGCGGACTACGCCCTGTGGCAGCGCGAAGTGCTCGGCGACGAGGACGACCCGGGCAGCCCGCTGGCGCGGCAGCTCGCGTTCTGGACCGACGCGCTGGCCGGCGTGCCCGACGAGCTGGAGCTACCCGCCGACCGGCCGCGGCCCGCCACGTCCGCGCAGACCGCCGGGCACGTGCCGGTGCGGTTGGGCGCCGAGCTGCACCGCGGCGTGCTGGAGCTGGCCCGGCGCACCCGGACCACGCCGTTCATGGTGCTCCAGGCCGGTTTCGCGGCCCTGCTCACCCGGCTGGGCGCGGGCACCGACATCCCGCTCGGCACGCCGGTCGCGGGCCGTCCGGACGAGGCGCTGGACGAGCTGGTCGGGTTCTTCGTCAACACCCTGGTGCTGCGCACCGACACCAGCGGCGACCCCACGTTCACCGAGCTGCTGGAGCGGGTGCGGGAGTTCGACCTGGCCGCCTACGCCAACCAGGACGTGCCGTTCGAGCGGCTGGTGGAACGGCTCAACCCGCCGCGGTCGCTGGCCAGGCACCCGCTGTGCCAGGTGCTGCTGACCCTCCAGAACACCGGCGACGCCGGGCTGGAGCTGCCCGGCCTGGCCGTGGCGCCGGTGCCGGTGTCGTCCGGCACGAGCGCGTTCGACCTCAACCTGGGCCTGCGCGAGACGCGGGACGCCGACGGCGCGCCCGCCGGGTTCGACGGCGCGCTGGCCTACCGCGAGGACCTGTTCGACGAGGGCACCGCGCGGTCGCTGGCCGACCGGCTGGTGCGGGTGCTCACCGCCGCGGTGGCCGACCCGGGCGCGCGGCTGGGCGAGGTCGACCTGCTGGGCGCCGACGAGCGCTCGCGCGTGCTGACCGGCTGGAACGACACCGCGCGGGACGTGCCCGCCACCACGTTGCCGGAGCTGTTCGCCGCGCAGGTGCGGCGCACCCCCGACGCGGTCGCCCTGGTCGGCGAGGACGTGACGCTCACCTACGCCGAGCTGGACGCGCGGGTGGAGCGGCTGGCCCGGGCGCTGCGCTCGCGGGGCGCGGGCCCCGAGCGGGTGGTGGCCGTGCTGCTGCCCCGGTCGGTGGACCTGGTGGTGGCGCTGCACGCGGTGCAGCGGGCGGGCGCGGCGTACCTGCCGGTCGACCCGGACTACCCGGCCGACCGGGTGGCGTTCATGCTGGCCGACGCGGACCCGGTGCTGGTGCTCGACGCGGAGTCGTCGCGCGAGCTGGACGCCACCCCGGCGACCGGTCCCCTGCCGACCGTGCGGGGTGGGGACCCGGCCTACGTCATCTACACCTCCGGCTCCACCGGGCGGCCCAAGGGCGTGGTCGTCCCGCACGACGCGATCGTCAACCGGCTGCTGTGGATGCAGGACGAGTACCGGCTGGGCCCGGACGACCGGGTGCTGCAGAAGACGCCGTCGAGCTTCGACGTGTCGGTGTGGGAGTTCTTCTGGCCCTTCCAGGTCGGCGCCGCGCTCGTGGTCGCCCGGCCCGACGGGCATCGGGACCCCGCGTACCTGGCCGAGCTGGTGCGGCGCGAGCGGGTGACCACCGCGCACTTCGTGCCGTCGATGCTGGAGGCGTTCGTCGCGCACCTGGAGACCTCCGGCGAGCGCTGCCCGGGGCTGGCGCGGGTGGTGTGCAGCGGCGAGGCCCTGCCGACCGCGCTGGCCCGCCGGTTCGCCGCGGTGTGCGGCGCGGGGCTGCACAACCTCTACGGGCCCACGGAGGCCGCGGTGGACGTGACCGCGCACGCCGTGACCGGTGCGGAGGGAACCGCGACGATCCCGATCGGACGTCCGGTGTGGAACACCGGGGTGTACGTGCTCGACGACCGGCTGCGGCCCGTGCCGCCCGGGGTGCCCGGTGAGCTGTACCTGGCGGGCGTGCAGTTGGCGCGCGGCTACCACGCCCGGCCGGCGCTGACCGCGCAGCGGTTCGTGGCCTCGCCGTTCGGGGCGCCCGGGTCACGGGTGTACCGCACCGGGGACGTGGTGCGGTGGTGCGGGGAGGGCGTGCTGGAGTACCTGTCGCGCGCCGACGACCAGGTCAAGATCCGCGGTCAGCGGATCGAGCCGGACGAGATCGCCGCGGTGCTCCAGGACCACCCGGACGTGGTGCGGGCCGCTGTGGTGGCGCGGTCGTTCGGGCCGGGTGACCTGCGCCTGGTCGCCTACGTGGTCGGTGGGGCGGATCGGGCTGTGGACCCGGCAGCGGTGCGGGCGCACGCGGCGTCCCGGCTGCCCGCGCACATGGTGCCGTGGGCGGTGGTGGTGCTCGACGAGCTGCCGCTGACGCCCAGCGGCAAGCTCGACCGCAAGGCGCTGCCCGCGCCGGCCGCGGTCGCGCCCACGCCGGGCCGGGAGCCGTCGACGCCCGCGGAGCGCGTGCTGGCCGGGCTGTTCGCCGAGGTGCTGGGCGTGCCCGCGGTCGGCGTGGACGACGGGTTCTTCGACCTGGGCGGCCACTCGCTGCTGGCCACCAGGCTGGTCGCCCGCATCGGCGCGGAGCTGGGCGTGCGGCTGGGCGTGCGGGCGGTGTTCGAGGCGCCCACGGTCGCCGCGATGGCCGAGCGGGTCGGCGGTGGCGGTGGCGGCGACTCGCTGGCCGTGCTGCTGCCGCTGCGCGACTCCGGCACGCGCCCGCCGCTGTTCTGCGTGCACCCGGCGGCAGGCGTGGGCTGGGTCTACGCCGGGCTGCTGCGCCACCTGCCCGACCGGCCGGTGCACGCGCTCCAGGCCCGGGGCCTGTCCCGGCCCGACGCGCGGCCCGCGAACTTCGACGAGGTGGTCAAGGACTACCTGGAGCAGGTCCGCTCGGTGCAGCCGGCAGGCCCGTACCACCTGCTGGGCTGGTCGTTCGGCGCGAACGCGGCCCACGCCATGGCCGCCGCGCTGCGCGCCGAGGGCGAGGAGGTGGCCCTGCTGGCCCTGCTCGACGGCTACCCCACCCGGCAGGCGGAGCGGACCTTCGCCGCCGACGACCCCGAGGTCCTGGCAGCCCTGCTGCGCTCGCTGGGCCACCCGGCCGACCCCGCGCCGCGGAACAGGGCCGAGTTCCGCGACCGCCTGGCCGACGGCCCCCTGTCCGACACCGACCCCGACCGGTTGGCGGCGGTCTTCGCCGCCAACCTGACCCTGATGACCGAGGGCACCACCGCCCACTTCGACGGTGACGTGCTGTTCTTCGCCGCCACCGCCGACAAGACCGACGGTTCTCCCGCGCCCGCCGACTGGCTGGCGCACGTCACCGGCGAGGTCGAAACGCACGACATCGACTGCCGCCACGGCGAGATGACCCGCCCCGGCCCGCTGGCCGAGATCGCGGCCGTGCTCGCCGACCGCCTGAACGGCCCCCGCTGACCCACCCACCCTTCCCGAGGAGTTCCCATGACCACCGCCCTGGCCCGCGAAACCGCCCTGGTGCAGGACTTCTACCGCCACGTCGACTCCGGTGACGTGCCCGCCCTGGTCGCCATGTTCACCGAGGACACGGTCTACTACCGCCCCGGCTACGCGCCGGCCGTCGGCCAGGAGGGCGTGGCGCACTTCTACACCCACGTGCGGGTGATCAAGGAGGGCACGCACCGCGTCGAGTCGGTGGTGCGCGAGGGCGACCAGGTCGCGGTGCGCGGGTCGTTCGAGGGCGTGCTCCGCGACGGCACGCCGACCAGCCTGCGCTACGCCGACTTCTTCACCCTCGCCGACGACGACCGCTTCAGCAAGCGCGAGACGTTCTTCTTCGCCCCCCTGGCCTGATCCCCTGGCCTGACCCCCCGGCCTAACCCCCGGCCTGACCCCCGGTCTGACCCCCGGCCTGACCCCCGGCCTGACCCCCGGCCTGATCCCCTGGCCTGATCCCCTCTCGCCCGCTCCCTCTCGCCGCCTCCGACCTCGTCCCCTTCGCCGTCCCCCCGGCTCGATCTCCCCTCTGCCGCAAAGGAGCCCGTCATGACCTCCGTCCTGCCCAAGCCCGCCGCCGCACCCGTTGTCGCCCCCACCTCCCCCGGCCACGGGGACGCGTTCACCCGCCACATGTACAGCCTGCGCTACTCCCCCGACCTCGGCTGGCACGACGGCGGCCTCCAGCCGCTGGCGAACCTGTCGCTGCACCCGGCCACCCTCGGCCTGCACTACGGCCAGGTGATCTTCGAGGGCATGAAGGCGTTCCGCCGGCAGGACGGCTCGGTCGCGGTGTTCCGCCCCTTGGAGAACGCCCGCCGCTTCAACCGCTCGGCCGCGCGCCTGGCCATGCCCGAGCTGCCCGAGCACCTGTACGTGGCGGGCGTGGACGCGGTGGTCGCCGCCGACCAGGGCGAGCTGTCCGACGACCCCGACCACAGCCTCTACCTGCGCCCGCTGATGTTCGGCACGGACGCGAACCTGATGCTGCGCCCGTCGGAGGAGTACCTGTTCCTGGTGATGGCGTTCGTCGCGGGCGGTTTCTTCGGCGACGTGGTGCGCCCGGTGTCGGTGCTGGTGTCCCGCGACCAGGCCCGCGCCATGCCCGGCGGCACCGGCAACGTGAAGTGCGCCGCGAACTACGGGCCGTCGTTCGTGGCGCAGCGCAAGGCGCAGCAGGCGGGGTGCCAGCAGGTGGTGTGGCTCGACTCGGCGGAGCGCCGCTGGATCGAGGAGATGGGCGGCATGAACCTGTTCTTCGTGCGCGGCAGCGGTCAGGGTGCGGAGGTCTTCACCACCCCGCTGACCGGCACCCTGCTGCCCGGCGTGACCCGCGACTCGCTGCTGCGCATGGCCTCCCGCCTGGGCTACCGGGTGGCGGAGCAGCCGCTGTCGGTCGACCAGTGGCGGGCCGAGTGCGAGGCCGGGACGATCACCGAGGTCTTCGCCTGCGGCACGGCGGCGGTGGTGACCCCGGTCGGGCAGGTGAAGGACGAGGAGGGCGACTTCACCGTGGGCAACGGCGAGATGGGCCCGGTGACCCGCACCCTGCGCACCGCCCTGGTCGACCTCCAGCACGGCCGAGTCCCCGACGTGGACGGCTGGCTGCACCGGGTGTGCTGAGGCTTCGGGCGCAGTGGGCCGGGGTTCGTCCCCGGCCCGCCCTCCCACAACCGGTCCCCCACAACCGATGTGTCCCCGCAGGCGCCATTGGGTATTCAAGGCGTGCCAGAGGACACCTACCAGGTGGGGAGCAGACATGCCCTGGGTCAGCAGGCACCGCAGGCGGGTGCCCTACAGCTTCTTCCGCACCACCACCGTGCAGAGCCACTACCGCCGGCGCCCCGGCAGCGTGCCGATCGTCCCGATCGCCATCGTCGCCGGGATCATGCTGCTGCTCATCCTCATCTTCTGAGCCCCGCCGACCACCGCGGTGTCCCGCCACCCCCGTGGCGGACACCGCGGTCGAGCGGCTCACTTGCCGGTGATGCGGGAGAAGAACTCCAGGGCCTGGCCGAACAACGTCCGCCCGGTCCGGAGTTCGCCCAGTGCGCCGAGCAACGCGACCAGGAACCAGATCCAGGCGAACGTCCGCACGGGCCCCGCGATGCCGTCGGGCACGGTGGCGCCGAACAGGCCGAGCGCGGAGAGGGCGCCGAGCGGCACCGCGCCGATGACGATCCTCCGCACGAACCCCGCCAGCAGGGCGAACCTGCTCTGCAGGTCGATGGCGCCGCGCAGGGGCTCGACCGGGAGTTCGTCCAGCCTGCCGGACAGCAGGGTCTCGACCAGGCCGCACACCTTGTCCAGGAAGTCGCCCCGGGTCGTCTTCGCGGGCAGCACCACCCACACGCACATCATCTCGGCGACCTGCGCGGCCAGTTCGCACCGGTGCCGCAGCACCGAGCGGGCCAGCGCGTTCGGCGGTCGCACCACCCGCCACAGCCCCCGCCGGAGGACCAGGGCCACCACGCCCATCCGGTCGACGATCCGGCGTCGCGTGCCCACCTTCAGGAAGTCCTCGTCGGAACTCGCCAGGGCGATGGACGCGAACAACGCGCGCAACCCGTTGCCGACGGGATCGGTCAACCACAGGCGGCGACGCACGTACCAGGCCACGGGTGCCCCGAAGAGGAAGGCGGCGCAAAGGGAGGCGGTCGTGAGGCTGCCGTGGACCAGCAGGTAGAACAGGAAGCCGTCCCCGACCGTGTTCCCGACCAGCGGGCGGACCGGGCCGGTGCCCGTCACCTCGCCGTAGACGATCAGCCCGGCCGTGGCCAGCACGGCCACCAGGTGCAGCGACCCGATCGACGTGGCGAGCCGGGGCAGGCGCGTCAGGATGACGAGGACCAGCAGCAGCGGCGAGTTCACCAGCACGTAGCCCATCAGGCCCGCCAGGATCGCGGCTCCCGCGCCGCGCGCGTCACCGAAGTGCGCTGCGATGCCGACCCACAGCAGGCACAGCACCGCCAAGCCCGTGAAGCCCAGGAGGACGCCGAGCCGGGCGTGCGCCACCGCCCGCCGCGCCAGCCTCCGGTACACGGCCCGGTGCCGGGCAGCGACCAGGTCCGCCCCCAGCCCACGTGGGGTCAGGGCCGCCACGACCGCGTCCCGGTTGCGGACCTGTTCGCTGATGATCGACCTCGTGGCGCCGGCGACGAAGCCGAGGCCCAGCGACCTCCACCGCTGTCGCAGCGTGGCACCCGACGCCCTCGCGCCGCCGTGGAAACCGGTCAACTAAAAGCCCTTTCGGCCAACCGGTCGAAAACCGCTCACGAACCCTGGCGCCGCGATCCTAGCCGGCTCCGGCGGGAGTCCGAGCAGGATTGGCGGGAGCCCGGGCGAAGTCGGCGAGAGCCCAGGCAAGGTCAGCGAGTGCCCG
This portion of the Saccharothrix syringae genome encodes:
- a CDS encoding non-ribosomal peptide synthetase, whose amino-acid sequence is MIPLSSTQRRLWFLSRAEPGSTYNIPLALRLRGELDVPALRAALADVVDRHEVLRTAYPEADGGPYQDVRDDVPELPVVPVTPDGLPAALAEAAGHVFDLTAAPPVLTRLYEVDNTDHVLLVVLHHIAGDGGSTGPLTRDLAAAYAARAAGHAPAFAELPVQYADYTYWQQDVLGDPDDPTSRFARQVAHWAGALADLPAEVGFPADRPRAAVAGHRGDSVPLEVPADVHRALLALAADTGSTLFMVVQAAVAALLTRYGGGTDVPFGTAVAGRTDEALEDLVGFFVNTLVLRTDTSGDPTFTELLERVRETDLTAFANQDVPFERVVEELNPPRSLSRHPLFQIMLVHSSDGDGGVEFPGLRAEAVPLGTGAVKFDMTIGVRERPAAGGLRVNWDYAADLFDRGTVAAFGRSLVRLLAAVAGEPDTRIGALPLLDPEEVAGLTAPAAEPVPGCVHELVAAQAARTPDATALVHDGGRLTYRELDRWANRVAHHLLDSGVRPGAVVGVHLDRGPALVAALLGVLKAGACYTLLDTAFPADRLRSVVRKAGAAVVVGTPVDGLDARLLDPAAPGHDADPGIAVDPRDPAVVMFTSGSTGEPKGVLAPHRAVVATLTGQDYAEFDAGSVWLQAAPVSWDAFATELFGPLLHGGTCVLHPAGPPDPDAIARLVAEHGVTVFKASASLFNHVLDEHPSVFAAVRRAMTGGEPASAAHAARALAGFGHVRLTNGYGPAESMGYSTAHEITAADLDRRSVPIGRPVAGKHGYVLDERLGLVPPGGVGELHLAGAGLALGYLGAPGATAERFVADPFRPGGRMYRTGDLVRPRPDGVLEYVGRADEQVKVRGFRVEPGEVRAAAGSCAGVTDAAVVVREDQPGDRRLVAYVVGDATPARVREHVAARLPEHLVPAAVVVLDELPRTPNGKLDRRALPAPDYAAPGNGAAPRTPQEEILCGLFAQVLGLAAVGAEDGFFDLGGHSLLATRLIGRVRTALGVELGIRDLFTAPTPRGLAARVAAAGRARPALRPLPRPEPLPLSHAQQRLWVLDQVHAGSTAYNSPWALRLRGELDVPALRAALADVVDRHESLRTVFPEVDGTPAQRVLAAAPELVVTAVAPDEVDAAVAAASAHVFDLAGEPPLRAHLLVVSPVEHVLVLVLHHIASDGWSKGPLLRDLTAAYTARLAGEAPDWAPLPVQYADYALWQREVLGDEDDPDSLVATQLRFWRDALAGAPEQLDLPTDRPRPAVPSGRGGLVTAEFGPEVARAVRELAGATGSTAFMVLHAALAALLTRLGAGTDLPIGSPVAGRVDEALDDAVGFFINTLVLRTDTSGDPSFRELLERVRETDLAAYANQDVPFERVVEELNPARSLSRHPLFQVTLVLQNTGGGDAAALPGLDVETASTWTATAKFDLALALSEHGDDGLTANLEYAADLFDEATARSVVERLARLLTAAAADPGARLGALDVLAPGERRHLLEGWNDTAVPAGPWVSVPDLVARRAAETPDAFAVDGLTYAGLGAAADRVARRLLDLGVRPGATVGVCLHRSPVGIAALLGVLKAGAAYLPLDPDYPAERLAYVLADADAPVVLTENALRDRVSGPEVVCLDDLGSWPVEPVAVPVHPADAAYVIYTSGSTGKPKGVVVDHGGLADLCAWHVREYAVTPADRAAQVAAQGFDAAVWEVWPYLVAGARLHLPDAATLADGDALVRWIADRGLTLCFLPTPRLELVLDDLAAAGTALRVVLTGGDALRRRPPAGTPFRLVNHYGPTEFSVVATGATVPPDDRADVPPPIGGPVDNTRAYVLDARLEPVPVGVVGELYLAGAGLARGYAGRPGLTAERFPACPFGAPGERMYRTGDLVRRRPDGALEFAGRADQQVKLRGFRIELGEVEAVLAGHPAVAQAAVVVREDRPGLKALVGYVVARSGSVPGDLRAHLATVLPEHMVPAAVVVLDALPLTANGKLDRKALPAPELTVTGRAPRTPREEILCGLFADLLGVPEVGPDDDFFDLGGHSLLATRLVSRVRTTLGAELAVADLFAHPTPAGLDARLDRGAAARPAPRPVERPELVPLSFAQRRLWFVNRLDEHNPGYAVPVALRLRGTLDVPALRAALADVVDRHESLRTVFPEVDGTPTQRVLAAAPPFALVDGGSDDPVAALRGVIAEPFDLTADVPLRATVLRAADDDHVLLLVLHHIAGDGWSMGPLLRDLACAYTARLAGEAPSWAPLPVQYADYALWQREVLGDEDDPGSPLARQLAFWTDALAGVPDELELPADRPRPATSAQTAGHVPVRLGAELHRGVLELARRTRTTPFMVLQAGFAALLTRLGAGTDIPLGTPVAGRPDEALDELVGFFVNTLVLRTDTSGDPTFTELLERVREFDLAAYANQDVPFERLVERLNPPRSLARHPLCQVLLTLQNTGDAGLELPGLAVAPVPVSSGTSAFDLNLGLRETRDADGAPAGFDGALAYREDLFDEGTARSLADRLVRVLTAAVADPGARLGEVDLLGADERSRVLTGWNDTARDVPATTLPELFAAQVRRTPDAVALVGEDVTLTYAELDARVERLARALRSRGAGPERVVAVLLPRSVDLVVALHAVQRAGAAYLPVDPDYPADRVAFMLADADPVLVLDAESSRELDATPATGPLPTVRGGDPAYVIYTSGSTGRPKGVVVPHDAIVNRLLWMQDEYRLGPDDRVLQKTPSSFDVSVWEFFWPFQVGAALVVARPDGHRDPAYLAELVRRERVTTAHFVPSMLEAFVAHLETSGERCPGLARVVCSGEALPTALARRFAAVCGAGLHNLYGPTEAAVDVTAHAVTGAEGTATIPIGRPVWNTGVYVLDDRLRPVPPGVPGELYLAGVQLARGYHARPALTAQRFVASPFGAPGSRVYRTGDVVRWCGEGVLEYLSRADDQVKIRGQRIEPDEIAAVLQDHPDVVRAAVVARSFGPGDLRLVAYVVGGADRAVDPAAVRAHAASRLPAHMVPWAVVVLDELPLTPSGKLDRKALPAPAAVAPTPGREPSTPAERVLAGLFAEVLGVPAVGVDDGFFDLGGHSLLATRLVARIGAELGVRLGVRAVFEAPTVAAMAERVGGGGGGDSLAVLLPLRDSGTRPPLFCVHPAAGVGWVYAGLLRHLPDRPVHALQARGLSRPDARPANFDEVVKDYLEQVRSVQPAGPYHLLGWSFGANAAHAMAAALRAEGEEVALLALLDGYPTRQAERTFAADDPEVLAALLRSLGHPADPAPRNRAEFRDRLADGPLSDTDPDRLAAVFAANLTLMTEGTTAHFDGDVLFFAATADKTDGSPAPADWLAHVTGEVETHDIDCRHGEMTRPGPLAEIAAVLADRLNGPR
- a CDS encoding branched-chain amino acid aminotransferase; protein product: MTSVLPKPAAAPVVAPTSPGHGDAFTRHMYSLRYSPDLGWHDGGLQPLANLSLHPATLGLHYGQVIFEGMKAFRRQDGSVAVFRPLENARRFNRSAARLAMPELPEHLYVAGVDAVVAADQGELSDDPDHSLYLRPLMFGTDANLMLRPSEEYLFLVMAFVAGGFFGDVVRPVSVLVSRDQARAMPGGTGNVKCAANYGPSFVAQRKAQQAGCQQVVWLDSAERRWIEEMGGMNLFFVRGSGQGAEVFTTPLTGTLLPGVTRDSLLRMASRLGYRVAEQPLSVDQWRAECEAGTITEVFACGTAAVVTPVGQVKDEEGDFTVGNGEMGPVTRTLRTALVDLQHGRVPDVDGWLHRVC
- a CDS encoding nuclear transport factor 2 family protein, which gives rise to MTTALARETALVQDFYRHVDSGDVPALVAMFTEDTVYYRPGYAPAVGQEGVAHFYTHVRVIKEGTHRVESVVREGDQVAVRGSFEGVLRDGTPTSLRYADFFTLADDDRFSKRETFFFAPLA